In a single window of the Halictus rubicundus isolate RS-2024b unplaced genomic scaffold, iyHalRubi1_principal scaffold0025, whole genome shotgun sequence genome:
- the LOC143363169 gene encoding uncharacterized protein LOC143363169: MAETVETQLLMQQAIGRSLQNLKKLGTSNWTKSVLRTRIVHLQDLWRKFEHGYARLLSIIPAEERAKNPYFKEDSFAHTEEVYLHSLSFMTTQLDALNSDTRHHSLLHEDAPPPAPPNSEPSTPPVPSSEVNSHLASTLAAPRSGILLATAWVQLRVPSGRCVTVRALIDQGSETSFVTEAMVHLLRAKRTRVATSISAVGGVHAGTVRHAVRLHVAPRDSASPSIVTTALVLTSLSTYMPKRLLNVRSLEHLSDLNWADADPSSSAAIHLILGADIYPSIILDGLRKGSSGQPIAQKTIFGWVISGPITSHSRDLSVASGSSPQPRSGSSISMHHCIHEDTLSNELRRFWEIEEIPSTSPLTQEEEQCERHFQTHTSRAPDGQYIVRLPFRTGPPIEVGHSRSAAEKVLQSISRKLLLQPSLTEEYEEFLREYEALGHMRRVPISPSTSQCVYIPHHPVLRADSVTTHLRVVFNASSVTSNGSTLNDHLLPGPKLQLDLSTVILRWRTFRFVYTADIAKMYRQILVDERDVDYQRILWRPISSKDTQAFQLLTVTYGMTCAPFLALRVLQQLIEDDGGQFPLAVPVLRSHIYVDDVLFGGNDLLAIRHSRDQLIQLLQRGHMKLRKWASNSVDFLADIDPEDHGLACSKNLAPDDRVKILGISWNPSRDSFQFKVSLAEPLPSTKRAILSTIAKLYDPLGWVTPAIISAKIFIQGLWRLRIGWDDQIPPQSLEQWKSIHSRLSVLNGLQISRWIGCISEASRIELHGFADASTVAYAAVVFARCISSSGTITVSLIAGKSKVAPLTPVTIPRLELQAAVLLARLMNFVSSALDLRDASCYCWTDSTVVLAWLQSHPSKWKTFVANRVADVQTRLPHAIWRHVPTADNPADCASRGLLSDELLRYHLWWKGPAWLPYDLSEWPTQPRHFTLEDSSESKVVHHSVVPAPAWDLDSRFSSWPKLIRVTAYIQRFVRNSRSCRSDNRKRHPGRALSASECTAAKLFWLRRIQESQFANAISSLSNGEPLPPKDPIESLHPFLDETGLLRVGGRLRNSPLPHQSKHPILLSPHPLVRLIIEQAHARALHAGVQLTLHILRQEYWLLRGRSQVKAVIHACVRCVRERAAIPIQLMGDLPAARVSPAKKPFSHCGLDYAGPIQIRTSAGRGITSRKAYIALFVCMSTKAVHLELVADYSTSAFLNAYTRFCSRRGLPERMYSDNGTTFVGANRELVSAYRAALRDPDFQNRTASDGVAWHFIPPSAPHFGGLWEAGVKSVKHHLRRVLGDRTLTFEEFTTLLCAIEACLNSRPIAPLSDTLDDYEPLTPGHFLIGSALTTPPQPSLLDLAENRLSRWQLVRHTTERFWKLWQNDYLNTLQQRGLAVYVTECYGGVDIVV; encoded by the exons CGGCACCACTCGCTCTTGCACGAAGACGCGCCTCCTCCAGCTCCGCCAAATTCGGAGCCCTCTACTCCACCAGTGCCGTCCTCCGAGGTCAATTCGCACCTCGCCTCCACCCTCGCGGCTCCGCGCTCCGGAATTCTCCTGGCCACCGCGTGGGTGCAACTCCGTGTCCCGTCAGGCCGCTGCGTCACTGTCCGAGCCCTGATTGACCAAGGTTCCGAGACCAGCTTCGTCACCGAGGCCATGGTGCACCTCTTGCGTGCAAAACGAACCCGCGTTGCGACATCCATATCCGCCGTCGGCGGAGTCCACGCCGGCACCGTGCGCCACGCCGTGCGCCTCCACGTTGCTCCTCGCGATTCCGCGTCTCCTTCGATCGTGACCACAGCTCTCGTCCTGACGTCTCTCTCGACATACATGCCGAAGCGCCTTCTCAATGTTCGATCCCTCGAACATTTATCGGATTTGAATTGGGCCGATGCTGATCCCTCGAGCTCGGCCGCGATTCATCTCATTCTCGGCGCAGACATTTACCCCAGTATAATCCTGGACGGTCTGCGCAAAGGGTCAAGCGGGCAACCCATTGCCCAGAAAACCATTTTCGGTTGGGTCATCTCTGGCCCCATCACGTCGCACTCGCGCGATCTCTCCGTCGCAAGCGGATCGAGCCCACAACCTCGCTCGGGCTCCAGCATCTCGATGCATCACTGCATCCACGAGGACACTCTGTCGAACGAGCTGCGCCGATTTTGGGAGATTGAGGAAATTCCTTCGACCTCCCCCCTCACCCAAGAGGAAGAACAGTGCGAGCGGCACTTCCAAACGCACACATCGCGAGCCCCCGACGGGCAATACATAGTCCGTCTTCCGTTCCGTACCGGTCCTCCGATTGAAGTCGGTCACTCTCGGTCTGCCGCAGAAAAGGTTCTGCAATCCATATCTCGTAAACTTCTCCTACAACCATCTCTGACCGAGGAGTATGAGGAGTTTCTACGAGAATACGAGGCTCTCGGACACATGCGTCGCGTTCCCATTTCGCCTTCGACCTCTCAGTGCGTGTACATTCCGCACCATCCCGTGTTACGCGCCGACAGTGTCACGACTCACCTTCGCGTTGTCTTTAACGCCTCCAGTGTAACGTCGAACGGATCCACGCTGAATGACCACCTGCTCCCAGGCCCAAAGCTTCAGCTCGATCTTTCTACCGTAATTCTTCGGTGGAGAACCTTTCGTTTCGTCTACACGGCGGACATTGCAAAAATGTACCGCCAGATTCTGGTCGACGAACGCGATGTCGATTATCAGAGAATCCTCTGGAGGCCCATTTCCTCCAAGGATACGCAGGCTTTCCAATTGCTGACCGTCACGTATGGCATGACCTGTGCTCCATTCCTGGCTCTCCGCGTTCTGCAACAACTCATCGAAGATGACGGGGGCCAGTTCCCGCTCGCGGTACCGGTCCTTCGCTCACACATTTACGTCGACGATGTCCTCTTCGGCGGCAACGACCTTTTGGCTATTCGCCATTCCCGGGATCAATTAATCCAGCTTCTCCAGCGTGGTCACATGAAGCTACGTAAGTGGGCGAGCAATTCGGTCGATTTTCTTGCCGATATTGATCCGGAAGACCACGGTTTGGCATGTTCCAAAAATCTCGCTCCCGACGATCGAGTCAAAATCCTCGGGATAAGTTGGAACCCCTCTCGCGACTCCTTTCAATTCAAGGTTAGTTTAGCCGAGCCGCTACCGTCCACCAAACGAGCCATTCTTTCGACTATCGCGAAGCTATACGATCCTTTGGGATGGGTCACTCCCGCGATAATCAGCGCCAAGATTTTTATACAAGGATTGTGGCGCCTCCGCATCGGTTGGGACGACCAAATCCCGCCGCAGTCTCTCGAGCAGTGGAAATCTATTCATTCTCGCCTTTCAGTCCTGAACGGTCTTCAGATTTCCCGATGGATCGGATGCATTTCAGAGGCCTCGCGGATTGAACTTCACGGCTTCGCGGATGCGTCGACAGTCGCATACGCTGCTGTTGTTTTCGCCCGTTGTATCTCCTCTAGCGGAACTATTACCGTCTCTCTAATCGCGGGCAAGTCAAAGGTCGCCCCCTTGACTCCAGTGACCATTCCCCGCCTTGAGTTGCAAGCCGCAGTCCTTCTAGCACGTTTAATGAATTTCGTTTCGTCCGCCCTTGACCTTCGCGACGCTTCGTGCTATTGTTGGACCGATTCTACCGTGGTACTCGCGTGGTTGCAGTCTCATccgtcaaaatggaagacgTTCGTCGCTAATCGCGTCGCTGACGTACAAACTCGTCTTCCACACGCTATTTGGCGGCACGTTCCTACCGCGGACAATCCCGCTGACTGTGCGTCGCGCGGACTTCTCTCCGACGAACTGCTCCGTTATCACCTCTGGTGGAAGGGCCCCGCCTGGCTTCCTTACGATCTCTCGGAATGGCCAACTCAACCGCGACACTTCACTCTGGAGGACTCGTCCGAGTCAAAGGTCGTGCATCACAGCGTGGTCCCCGCTCCCGCGTGGGATTTAGACTCTCGATTCTCGAGCTGGCCCAAATTAATAAGAGTCACGGCCTATATACAACGGTTCGTCCGAAACTCTCGCAGCTGTCGCTCCGACAATCGCAAACGACATCCAGGACGCGCCCTCTCAGCGAGCGAGTGCACCGCGGCCAAACTCTTCTGGTTGCGACGCATCCAAGAGAGCCAGTTCGCTAATGCCATTTCCTCGCTTTCTAATGGTGAACCGCTACCGCCAAAGGACCCGATCGAGTCGCTACACCCGTTCCTCGACGAGACCGGGcttcttcgcgtgggaggtcgtcTGCGAAATTCCCCCCTTCCGCATCAATCAAAGCACCCCATTTTATTGTCGCCACACCCGTTGGTGCGCCTCATTATCGAGCAAGCGCACGCCCGCGCCCTGCATGCCGGCGTGCAACTCACCTTACACATTCTTCGGCAAGAATACTGGCTTCTCCGGGGAAGGAGTCAGGTAAAAGCCGTGATTCACGCATGTGTCCGATGCGTCCGAGAACGAGCTGCGATACCGATTCAGCTCATGGGAGATCTCCCGGCAGCGAGGGTGTCCCCTGCGAAAAAACCCTTTTCGCATTGCGGTTTGGACTACGCTGGTCCTATTCAAATCCGCACCTCCGCTGGCCGCGGTATCACATCCCGGAAAGCATACATCGCGCTCTTCGTGTGCATGTCCACCAAGGCAGTGCATCTGGAGCTAGTCGCGGACTACTCCACCTCTGCGTTTTTAAACGCTTACACTCGCTTCTGTTCCCGGCGAGGTCTCCCAGAGCGTATGTATTCCGACAACGGAACAACCTTCGTCGGAGCAAATCGGGAGTTGGTTTCGGCCTACCGCGCTGCGCTTCGCGACCCCGATTTTCAAAATCGTACCGCCAGCGATGGAGTCGCTTGGCATTTCATCCCCCCCTCGGCGCCGCATTTCGGCGGATTATGGGAGGCCGGGGTAAAAAGCGTCAAACACCATCTTCGTCGCGTTCTCGGCGATCGAACGCTGACTTTCGAGGAGTTCACAACGCTCCTCTGCGCAATCGAGGCGTGTCTTAATTCGCGACCCATCGCCCCTCTTTCGGATACTCTCGACGACTACGAGCCGCTTACGCcgggtcattttttaatagggTCTGCGCTCACGACCCCTCCACAACCTTCTCTGCTCGACCTCGCGGAAAACCGTCTCTCGCGATGGCAACTCGTCCGCCACACTACCGAACGATTCTGGAAGTTGTGGCAAAATGACTACCTCAACACGCTCCAACAGCGCG GACTCGCGGTTTACGTCACGGAGTGTTATGGCGGGGTCGACATCGTCGTTTGA